One part of the Streptomyces lienomycini genome encodes these proteins:
- the nadD gene encoding nicotinate-nucleotide adenylyltransferase, with protein sequence MGEQDTPVGPAHAPARGTQNAVPARATGPGNGPSGKRRLGVMGGTFDPIHHGHLVAASEVAAQFQLDEVVFVPTGQPWQKSHRAVSAAEDRYLMTVVATVENPQFSVSRIDIDRGGPTYTADTLRDLRALNPDADLFFITGADALAQILTWRDSEELFSLAHFIGVTRPGHTLTDAGLPKGGVSLVEVPALAISSTDCRARVAKGDPVWYLVPDGVVRYIDKRQLYRGE encoded by the coding sequence ATGGGAGAGCAGGACACGCCTGTCGGCCCGGCGCACGCGCCGGCGCGTGGCACGCAGAACGCGGTGCCCGCCCGCGCCACCGGTCCGGGCAACGGCCCGTCGGGCAAGCGCCGACTGGGCGTCATGGGCGGCACCTTCGACCCGATCCACCACGGACACCTGGTGGCGGCCAGTGAGGTCGCCGCGCAGTTCCAGCTCGACGAGGTGGTGTTCGTGCCGACCGGGCAGCCGTGGCAGAAGAGCCACCGCGCGGTGTCCGCGGCCGAGGACCGCTACCTGATGACGGTCGTCGCGACCGTCGAGAACCCGCAGTTCTCGGTCAGCCGCATCGACATCGACCGCGGCGGCCCCACCTACACCGCCGACACCCTGCGCGACCTGCGGGCACTCAACCCGGACGCCGACCTCTTCTTCATCACCGGCGCCGACGCCCTCGCCCAGATCCTCACCTGGCGCGACAGCGAGGAGCTCTTCTCCCTCGCCCACTTCATCGGCGTCACCCGGCCCGGCCACACCCTCACGGACGCCGGACTCCCCAAGGGCGGTGTCTCGCTCGTCGAGGTCCCCGCCCTCGCCATCTCCTCCACGGACTGCCGTGCGAGAGTCGCCAAGGGCGATCCCGTCTGGTACCTGGTGCCCGACGGAGTCGTGCGCTATATCGACAAACGCCAGCTGTACCGCGGCGAGTGA
- a CDS encoding M48 family metallopeptidase, producing MSDGHHNGHENVPSRQRRRFPGISSRAYEHPADRSALVALRKLSGFDTVFKALSGLLPERSLRLLFLSDSVRVSDRQFAHLNVMLRDACYILDLEKVPAMYVNQDPKPNAMCIGLDEPIIVVTTGLVELLDEEEMRAVVGHEVGHALSGHAVYRTILLFLTSLAVRVAWIPLGNVAIMAIVTALREWFRKSELSADRAGLLVGQDIQASMRGLMKIAGGNHLHEMNVDAFLEQAEEYEAGGDLRDSVLKILNVLPRTHPFTTVRAAELKKWAASREYQRIMDGHYPRRDEDGDTSVRDSFRESASSYATHVRGSKDPLMKLVNDIAGGAGDLGDRMRRGFGGFTSSQPRPPKDGGGPADGPEGSRGSEGPEGPGGGPESPRDGSPRDGA from the coding sequence ATGTCCGACGGCCACCACAACGGGCACGAGAACGTGCCGAGCAGGCAGCGCAGGCGCTTCCCCGGAATCTCCTCGCGTGCGTACGAGCATCCGGCCGACCGCAGTGCCCTGGTGGCGCTGCGCAAGCTGAGCGGCTTCGACACGGTCTTCAAGGCGCTCAGCGGCCTGCTGCCCGAGCGGAGCCTTCGGCTGCTGTTCCTGTCCGACTCGGTGCGCGTCTCGGACCGGCAGTTCGCCCATCTGAACGTCATGCTGCGCGACGCCTGCTACATCCTGGACCTGGAGAAGGTCCCGGCGATGTACGTCAACCAGGACCCGAAGCCGAACGCGATGTGCATCGGCCTGGACGAGCCGATCATCGTCGTGACCACGGGTCTGGTCGAGCTGCTCGACGAGGAGGAGATGCGCGCGGTCGTCGGGCACGAGGTCGGGCACGCGCTGTCCGGGCACGCGGTCTACCGGACGATCCTGCTCTTCCTGACCTCCCTCGCGGTCCGGGTCGCCTGGATTCCGCTGGGCAACGTGGCGATCATGGCGATCGTGACCGCGCTGCGCGAGTGGTTCCGCAAGTCCGAGCTGTCCGCCGACCGTGCGGGCCTGCTGGTGGGCCAGGACATCCAGGCCTCCATGCGGGGCCTGATGAAGATCGCGGGCGGCAACCACCTGCACGAGATGAACGTGGACGCGTTCCTGGAGCAGGCCGAGGAGTACGAGGCGGGGGGCGACCTGCGCGACTCCGTGCTGAAGATCCTGAACGTGCTGCCGCGCACCCATCCGTTCACCACGGTGCGGGCCGCCGAGCTGAAGAAGTGGGCGGCCTCCCGGGAGTACCAGCGGATCATGGACGGCCACTACCCGCGCCGTGACGAGGACGGGGACACCTCGGTCCGCGACTCCTTCCGGGAGTCGGCGTCCAGCTACGCCACGCATGTGCGCGGCTCCAAGGACCCGCTGATGAAGCTGGTCAACGACATCGCGGGCGGCGCCGGCGACCTCGGCGACCGGATGCGGCGGGGCTTCGGCGGCTTCACGTCCTCCCAGCCGAGGCCGCCCAAGGACGGGGGCGGGCCGGCGGACGGCCCCGAGGGCTCCAGGGGCTCCGAGGGACCTGAGGGTCCCGGCGGCGGTCCGGAGTCTCCGCGGGACGGCTCACCGCGCGACGGCGCCTGA
- a CDS encoding SCO2583 family membrane protein: MAGLGGPPGGTPDGAPGGGEDEYRSVVFDESFVRAARLQEFSAQERITDHAPAVRRRPPLRRAGLSRQALILVVLIAVAFGTAIFMGVRHPYQSSAGQRAAEPVRMTVVPLAPRDRVPGADDTAFLYAHSPAAHFRTAAQGIPLPGARRTEHFSEDQVMSALTIAKDYIRRSALDPDVLGGGEVRSVRVLLDPDQLHQFDDSFARPAPDGRHEPTGWLIRFDPARTELADPGIRVDGSMRAVEGDASSLEITTDHTMVYALRPAGDARARTSLFTVRRELHFRFDRDNLRLRQTQLIASYVQAGPLSCTGDSANHLRPLLAGQTAGSGTPAGTDPYTSGHPSALCGSLAASAQPKV; encoded by the coding sequence ATGGCAGGGCTTGGCGGTCCGCCCGGAGGAACGCCCGACGGCGCCCCCGGAGGCGGCGAGGACGAGTACCGATCCGTCGTCTTCGACGAGTCGTTCGTCCGCGCTGCCCGCCTCCAGGAGTTCTCCGCCCAGGAGCGCATCACCGACCACGCCCCGGCCGTACGCCGACGCCCGCCCCTGCGCCGGGCCGGACTGTCCCGGCAGGCGCTGATCCTCGTCGTACTGATCGCCGTGGCCTTCGGCACCGCCATCTTCATGGGCGTACGGCACCCCTACCAGAGCTCCGCCGGGCAGCGGGCGGCGGAACCGGTGCGGATGACCGTCGTCCCGCTCGCACCCCGGGACCGGGTGCCCGGCGCCGACGACACCGCGTTCCTGTACGCGCACAGTCCCGCCGCGCACTTCAGAACGGCGGCCCAGGGCATCCCCCTGCCCGGGGCCCGGCGCACGGAGCACTTCTCCGAGGACCAGGTGATGAGCGCCCTCACCATCGCCAAGGACTACATCCGCCGCTCGGCGCTCGACCCGGACGTCCTCGGCGGCGGGGAGGTCCGGTCGGTGCGGGTGCTGCTGGACCCGGACCAGCTCCACCAGTTCGACGACAGCTTCGCGAGACCCGCGCCGGACGGCCGGCACGAGCCCACCGGGTGGCTGATCCGCTTCGACCCGGCCCGCACCGAGCTGGCCGACCCCGGGATCCGGGTGGACGGCAGCATGCGGGCCGTGGAGGGCGACGCCTCCTCGCTGGAGATCACCACCGACCACACCATGGTGTACGCGCTGCGACCGGCCGGCGACGCCCGGGCCCGGACGTCGCTGTTCACCGTCCGGCGCGAGCTGCACTTCCGCTTCGACCGGGACAACCTGCGGCTGCGCCAGACGCAGCTCATCGCCTCCTACGTCCAGGCCGGGCCGCTCTCCTGCACCGGGGACTCGGCCAACCACCTCCGCCCGCTGCTGGCCGGGCAGACGGCCGGGTCCGGGACACCCGCCGGCACCGACCCGTACACCTCCGGCCACCCCTCCGCCCTGTGCGGCAGCCTCGCGGCGAGCGCCCAGCCGAAGGTGTGA
- a CDS encoding SCO2584 family spore wall biosynthesis protein: protein MPEDVGGRPFPDGWEPDDEHDRGVSDEEFASVVFDEAFVRAAAVHEPTAVERLLAAAEARAEATEAEAARRGRRRADRYDDGYGDFGHDPDLDDPDDDRDPLDRPYGAPAAYGRQVRWHRPVAWILALAMGIGMVALAFVAVYRGASSGSGPQQVPPPASTGPEQSGAVTPSASADYSQPAVSVLPRSP from the coding sequence GTGCCGGAGGACGTGGGGGGTAGGCCGTTCCCTGATGGCTGGGAGCCCGACGACGAACACGACCGCGGGGTGTCGGACGAAGAGTTCGCCTCCGTGGTCTTCGACGAGGCCTTCGTACGGGCGGCCGCGGTGCACGAGCCGACCGCCGTCGAACGCCTCCTGGCCGCCGCGGAGGCCCGAGCCGAGGCCACCGAGGCGGAAGCGGCCCGTCGAGGCCGCAGGAGAGCCGACCGCTACGACGACGGGTACGGTGATTTCGGCCATGATCCCGACCTCGACGACCCGGACGACGACCGCGACCCCCTCGACCGCCCGTACGGCGCTCCCGCGGCCTACGGCCGGCAGGTCCGCTGGCACCGGCCCGTGGCCTGGATACTCGCCCTCGCCATGGGCATCGGCATGGTCGCGCTGGCCTTCGTGGCCGTCTACCGGGGCGCCTCCTCGGGCAGCGGCCCGCAGCAGGTGCCCCCACCCGCCTCCACCGGCCCCGAACAGAGCGGCGCCGTGACGCCCTCGGCCTCCGCCGACTACTCCCAGCCCGCCGTCTCGGTGCTGCCGCGCAGCCCCTGA
- a CDS encoding glutamate-5-semialdehyde dehydrogenase: MTTLSPYDSMSPVTRAAYRAKSAAADLAPLPRAAKDDALLAVADALEVRTSEIVEANAQDVAKVRAAGTSEAIVDRLTLTPERVRAIASDVRDVVALPDPVGEVVRGSTLPNGIDLRQVRVPLGVVGIIYEGRPNVTVDAAALCLKSGNAVLLRGSSSAYQSNTALVRVVRDAVGGAGLPADAVQLVPGESRESVRELMRARGLVDVLIPRGGASLINTVVQESTVPVIETGTGNCHVYVDAQADLDMAVDILVNSKAQRVSVCNAAETLLVHQDIAADFLPRALDALAEAGVTVHADERVMAYAKDSRATVVEATPEDWETEYLSYDIAAAVVDSLDRAVEHIRLWTSGHTEAIVTTSQQAARRFTQLVDSTTVAVNTSTRFTDGGQFGFGAEIGISTQKLHARGPMGLPELTSTKYIVTGDGHVRR; the protein is encoded by the coding sequence ATGACCACGCTCTCGCCGTACGACTCGATGTCACCCGTCACCCGGGCCGCCTACCGGGCCAAGTCCGCCGCGGCCGACCTCGCGCCGCTGCCGCGGGCGGCGAAGGACGACGCGCTGCTCGCCGTCGCCGACGCGCTGGAGGTCCGTACGAGCGAGATCGTCGAGGCCAACGCCCAGGACGTGGCCAAGGTCCGCGCCGCCGGGACCAGCGAGGCCATCGTCGACCGGCTCACCTTGACCCCGGAGCGGGTCCGCGCCATCGCGTCCGACGTGCGCGACGTCGTCGCGCTGCCCGACCCGGTCGGGGAGGTCGTGCGCGGCTCCACCCTCCCCAACGGCATCGACCTGCGCCAGGTCCGCGTGCCGCTCGGCGTGGTCGGCATCATCTACGAGGGCCGGCCCAACGTCACCGTCGACGCCGCCGCCCTGTGCCTGAAGTCCGGCAACGCGGTCCTGCTGCGCGGCTCCTCCTCCGCCTACCAGTCCAACACCGCCCTGGTCCGGGTGGTCCGCGACGCCGTGGGCGGGGCCGGGCTGCCCGCCGACGCCGTGCAGCTGGTGCCCGGCGAGAGCCGCGAGAGCGTGCGCGAGCTGATGCGGGCCCGCGGCCTGGTCGACGTGCTCATCCCGCGCGGCGGCGCCTCGCTGATCAACACGGTCGTCCAGGAGTCCACCGTCCCCGTCATCGAGACCGGCACCGGCAACTGCCACGTCTACGTCGACGCGCAGGCCGACCTCGACATGGCCGTCGACATCCTGGTCAACTCCAAGGCCCAGCGCGTCAGCGTCTGCAACGCCGCCGAGACCCTCCTGGTCCACCAGGACATCGCCGCCGACTTCCTGCCCCGCGCGCTGGACGCCCTCGCCGAGGCCGGGGTCACCGTGCACGCCGACGAGCGCGTGATGGCGTACGCCAAGGACTCCCGGGCGACCGTCGTCGAGGCGACCCCCGAGGACTGGGAGACCGAGTACCTGTCGTACGACATCGCCGCGGCCGTCGTCGACTCCCTGGACCGGGCCGTCGAGCACATCCGGCTGTGGACCTCCGGCCACACCGAGGCCATCGTCACCACCTCGCAGCAGGCCGCCCGCCGCTTCACCCAACTGGTCGACTCCACCACCGTCGCGGTGAACACCTCCACCCGCTTCACCGACGGCGGCCAGTTCGGCTTCGGCGCCGAGATCGGCATCTCCACACAGAAGCTGCACGCCAGGGGCCCCATGGGGCTGCCGGAGCTGACCAGCACCAAGTACATCGTCACCGGCGACGGACACGTACGCCGCTGA
- the proB gene encoding glutamate 5-kinase, translating into MGEARRIVVKVGSSSLTTAAGGLDADRVDALVDVLAKVRGADKEIVLVSSGAIAAGLSPLGLRRRPRDLARQQAAASVGQGLLVARYTASFARYGVRVGQVLLTSDDMSRRAHHRNASRTLDKLLAMGAFPIVNENDTVATDEIRFGDNDRLAALVAHLVRADLLVLLSDVDGVYDGDPSRPGTSRLAEVRDMTDLAGVDIGSAGKAGVGTGGMATKVEAARIAAAAGIPVVLTSAVHAADALAGGDTGTYFHATGRRFADRLLWLQHASAPQGAIVLDDGAVRAVVDGRKSLLPAGIAGVEGEFAAGDPVELRDGTGRAVARGLVNFDAKEMPRLIGRSTRELARELGPAYEREVVHRDDLVILHP; encoded by the coding sequence GTGGGCGAGGCCCGCAGGATCGTCGTCAAGGTCGGTTCGTCCTCGCTGACCACCGCGGCGGGCGGCCTGGACGCCGACCGGGTCGACGCGCTCGTCGATGTGCTGGCCAAGGTCCGCGGCGCGGACAAGGAGATCGTCCTCGTCTCCTCGGGCGCCATCGCCGCCGGACTGTCCCCGCTGGGCCTGCGCCGCCGTCCGAGGGACCTGGCCCGCCAGCAGGCCGCCGCCAGCGTCGGCCAGGGGCTGCTGGTCGCCCGCTACACCGCCTCCTTCGCCCGCTACGGCGTCCGCGTCGGCCAGGTGCTGCTGACCAGCGACGACATGAGCCGCCGCGCCCACCACCGCAACGCCTCCCGCACCCTGGACAAGCTGCTGGCGATGGGCGCCTTCCCGATCGTCAACGAGAACGACACCGTCGCCACCGACGAGATCCGCTTCGGCGACAACGACCGCCTCGCCGCCCTCGTCGCCCACCTGGTCCGCGCCGACCTGCTCGTGCTGCTGTCCGACGTGGACGGCGTGTACGACGGCGACCCGAGCAGGCCCGGCACCTCCCGGCTGGCCGAGGTGCGGGACATGACCGACCTCGCGGGCGTCGACATCGGCAGCGCGGGCAAGGCCGGGGTCGGCACCGGCGGTATGGCCACCAAGGTCGAGGCGGCCCGGATCGCCGCCGCCGCGGGCATCCCCGTGGTGCTGACCAGCGCCGTCCACGCGGCCGACGCCCTGGCCGGCGGCGACACCGGCACGTACTTCCACGCCACCGGCAGGCGCTTCGCCGACCGGCTGCTCTGGCTCCAGCACGCCTCCGCCCCGCAGGGGGCGATCGTCCTCGACGACGGCGCCGTACGCGCGGTCGTCGACGGCCGCAAGTCGCTGCTGCCGGCCGGGATCGCCGGCGTCGAGGGCGAGTTCGCCGCGGGGGACCCCGTCGAACTGCGGGACGGCACCGGCCGGGCGGTGGCCCGGGGACTGGTCAACTTCGACGCCAAGGAGATGCCCCGGCTGATCGGCCGCTCCACGCGGGAACTGGCGCGCGAACTCGGACCCGCGTACGAACGCGAGGTCGTACACAGGGACGATCTGGTGATCCTGCACCCGTAA
- a CDS encoding bifunctional glycosyltransferase/CDP-glycerol:glycerophosphate glycerophosphotransferase yields the protein MPKLSLVVPVYNVQGYLHECLDSVLGQDCTDFEVIAVDDCSPDGSGAILDEYAERDARIRVIHLTENVGLGRARNAGLESARGDYVLFLDSDDTLSEGALTAICDRIETTGNPEILVYDYARTYWNGAIKRNQRAHLLAQDAGPAAFPLADRPELLDLLQIVWNKAYRRDFVERAGLTFPPGYYEDAPWTFCSMISAERIAVLDRVCVLYRQRREGGNILKTVSRKHFDVFDQYRRVFDYLDAHEELSRWRGPLFRKMTDHYLTVLERPERLPQNARAEFFHRASADYRARLPQGFQRPGGGRGHKYRLLERDAYTTMTGATRVLRLRQKAVKSARRGVNQSKRRAMGLLYRSQLRRPLDANLAVFSAYWSRSVACNPAAIDGALASLAPHIRRVWAIRADAVDQVPAGVEYVRLGSKEYWTAVARAKYLVNNVNFPDGVVKRKGQVHLQTHHGTPLKTMGLDQQNYPASTSMKFGALLRRCDRWDFSVSSNRFSTAVWERVYPASFTALETGYPRNDALVNATADEVRAAREELGLAEGSTVFLYMPTHREYQRGFVPRLDLERLAERLGPDVTLLVRGHYFYGSDPSRLARLQSAGRIVDVSEHPVVERLYLASDGLITDYSSAMFDYVNLDRPVVIFADDWDTYSAVRGTYFDVLREPPGAVATTQEELTRILGSGAWRAEPAAEARQRFRRRFCDFDDGHAAERVVRRVFLGEESLPPVIPLDERGHVPTPAEVRALDGAGEPAPGRARCGRRRNRPPRREAPLTTPPRRPP from the coding sequence ATGCCCAAGCTCTCTCTCGTCGTTCCCGTGTACAACGTGCAGGGGTATCTGCACGAGTGTCTCGACTCCGTACTGGGACAGGACTGCACGGACTTCGAGGTGATCGCGGTCGACGACTGCTCACCGGACGGCTCGGGGGCCATTCTCGACGAGTACGCGGAACGCGACGCGCGAATTCGAGTGATTCACCTCACGGAAAACGTGGGGCTGGGCCGCGCGCGGAACGCCGGACTGGAAAGCGCCCGGGGCGACTACGTGTTGTTCCTGGACAGTGACGACACGTTGTCCGAGGGCGCGTTGACGGCGATATGCGATCGCATCGAGACCACGGGAAATCCCGAGATACTGGTCTACGACTACGCCCGCACCTATTGGAACGGCGCGATCAAACGCAATCAGCGCGCCCACCTTCTCGCGCAGGACGCCGGGCCCGCCGCGTTCCCCCTGGCCGACCGGCCGGAACTGCTCGACCTGCTGCAGATCGTGTGGAACAAGGCCTACCGGCGGGACTTCGTCGAGCGGGCGGGGCTGACCTTCCCGCCCGGGTACTACGAGGACGCCCCCTGGACGTTCTGCTCCATGATCAGTGCCGAACGGATCGCCGTGCTGGACCGCGTCTGCGTGCTCTACCGGCAGCGCCGCGAGGGCGGGAACATCCTCAAGACGGTCAGCCGCAAGCACTTCGACGTCTTCGACCAGTACCGGCGCGTCTTCGACTACCTCGACGCGCACGAGGAGCTGTCCCGGTGGCGCGGCCCGCTGTTCCGCAAGATGACCGACCACTACCTGACCGTGCTGGAGCGTCCCGAGCGCCTGCCGCAGAACGCCAGGGCGGAGTTCTTCCACCGTGCCTCCGCCGACTACCGCGCCCGCCTGCCGCAGGGCTTCCAGCGGCCGGGCGGCGGCCGGGGCCACAAGTACCGGTTGCTGGAGCGCGACGCGTACACGACCATGACGGGCGCGACGCGTGTGCTGAGACTCCGGCAGAAGGCCGTGAAGAGCGCCCGCCGGGGCGTCAACCAGTCCAAGCGGCGTGCGATGGGTCTCCTCTACCGTTCGCAGTTGCGGCGGCCGCTGGACGCGAACCTGGCGGTGTTCTCGGCCTACTGGAGCCGCAGCGTCGCCTGCAACCCGGCGGCCATCGACGGCGCCCTGGCCTCCCTGGCGCCGCACATCCGCCGGGTGTGGGCGATCCGTGCGGACGCGGTGGACCAGGTGCCGGCCGGGGTGGAGTACGTACGTCTGGGCTCGAAGGAGTACTGGACCGCCGTGGCCCGCGCGAAGTACCTGGTCAACAACGTGAACTTCCCGGACGGAGTGGTGAAGCGGAAGGGGCAGGTGCATCTGCAGACCCACCACGGCACTCCCCTGAAGACCATGGGCCTGGACCAGCAGAACTACCCGGCCTCCACCAGCATGAAATTCGGCGCGCTGCTGAGGCGCTGTGACCGCTGGGACTTCAGCGTCTCCTCCAACAGGTTCTCCACCGCCGTGTGGGAGCGGGTGTACCCGGCCTCGTTCACGGCCCTGGAGACCGGTTACCCCCGCAACGACGCCCTGGTCAACGCGACGGCCGACGAGGTGCGCGCGGCACGCGAGGAACTGGGCCTGGCCGAGGGTTCGACGGTCTTCCTCTACATGCCGACGCACCGGGAGTACCAGCGCGGGTTCGTGCCGCGCCTCGACCTGGAGCGGCTCGCCGAGCGGCTGGGGCCGGACGTCACGCTCCTGGTGCGCGGCCACTACTTCTACGGGTCCGACCCGTCCCGGCTGGCGCGGCTGCAGTCCGCCGGGCGGATCGTGGACGTGTCGGAGCACCCCGTGGTCGAACGCCTCTACCTCGCCTCGGACGGTCTGATCACGGACTACTCGTCGGCCATGTTCGACTACGTCAATCTCGACCGCCCCGTCGTGATCTTCGCCGACGACTGGGACACGTACTCCGCCGTCCGCGGCACGTACTTCGACGTGCTGCGGGAACCGCCCGGTGCCGTCGCCACGACGCAGGAGGAGCTGACCCGGATCCTCGGCTCCGGTGCGTGGCGGGCGGAGCCGGCGGCCGAGGCACGGCAGCGCTTCCGCCGGCGGTTCTGTGACTTCGACGACGGCCACGCCGCCGAGCGCGTCGTTCGCCGGGTCTTCCTCGGTGAGGAGTCGCTGCCGCCCGTGATCCCGCTCGACGAGCGCGGGCACGTCCCGACGCCCGCCGAGGTGCGCGCGCTGGACGGGGCGGGCGAGCCCGCCCCCGGGCGCGCGCGGTGCGGGAGGCGGAGGAACCGGCCGCCACGTCGTGAGGCACCGCTGACGACGCCGCCCCGCCGGCCTCCGTGA
- the obgE gene encoding GTPase ObgE encodes MTTFVDRVELHVAAGNGGHGCASVHREKFKPLGGPDGGNGGRGGDVILTVDQSVTTLLDYHHSPHRKATGGKPGEGGNRSGKDGQDLVLPVPDGTVVLDGAGNVLADLVGHGTSYVAAQGGRGGLGNAALASARRKAPGFALLGVPGDLQDIHLELKTVADVALVGYPSAGKSSLISVLSAAKPKIADYPFTTLVPNLGVVTAGETVYTVADVPGLIPGASQGKGLGLEFLRHVERCSVLVHVLDTATLESERDPLSDLDVIEAELSEYGGLGNRPRIVVLNKIDVPDGKDLAEMVRPDLEARGYQVFEVSAVAHMGLRELSFALAELVAAARAARPKEEATRIVIRPKAVDDAGFTVTREEDGLFRVRGEKPERWVRQTDFNNDEAVGYLSDRLNRLGVEEKLMKAGARNGDGVAIGPEDNAVVFDWEPTVTAGAEMLGRRGEDHRFEAPRPAAQRRRDRDAERDEAQQEFDGFEPF; translated from the coding sequence ATGACCACCTTCGTGGACCGCGTCGAGCTGCACGTCGCCGCGGGTAACGGAGGCCACGGCTGTGCCTCCGTCCACCGTGAGAAGTTCAAGCCGCTCGGCGGCCCGGACGGCGGCAACGGCGGCCGGGGCGGCGACGTGATCCTCACCGTGGACCAGTCGGTGACCACGCTCCTCGACTACCACCACTCCCCGCACCGCAAGGCCACGGGCGGCAAGCCCGGCGAGGGCGGCAACCGCTCCGGCAAGGACGGCCAGGACCTGGTGCTGCCCGTGCCCGACGGCACCGTCGTCCTGGACGGTGCGGGCAACGTGCTCGCCGACCTCGTCGGCCACGGCACCTCCTACGTCGCCGCGCAGGGCGGCCGGGGCGGCCTCGGCAACGCGGCGCTGGCCTCCGCGCGGCGCAAGGCACCCGGCTTCGCGCTGCTCGGCGTCCCCGGCGACCTCCAGGACATCCACCTGGAGCTGAAGACCGTCGCCGACGTCGCGCTGGTCGGCTACCCGAGCGCCGGCAAGTCCTCGCTGATCTCCGTGCTCAGCGCGGCCAAGCCGAAGATCGCCGACTACCCCTTCACGACGCTCGTCCCCAACCTGGGCGTGGTGACGGCGGGCGAGACCGTGTACACGGTCGCGGACGTCCCCGGTCTCATCCCCGGCGCCAGCCAGGGCAAGGGCCTGGGCCTGGAGTTCCTGCGGCACGTGGAGCGGTGCAGCGTGCTGGTGCACGTCCTGGACACGGCGACGCTGGAGTCCGAGCGCGACCCGCTCTCCGACCTCGACGTCATCGAGGCCGAGCTGAGCGAGTACGGCGGCCTGGGTAACCGGCCCCGGATCGTCGTCCTCAACAAGATCGACGTACCCGACGGCAAGGACCTCGCCGAGATGGTCCGGCCCGACCTGGAGGCGCGCGGCTACCAGGTCTTCGAGGTGTCGGCCGTGGCCCACATGGGCCTCAGGGAGCTGTCCTTCGCGCTGGCCGAACTGGTCGCCGCGGCCCGTGCCGCCCGCCCGAAGGAGGAGGCCACGCGTATCGTCATCCGGCCCAAGGCCGTGGACGACGCGGGCTTCACCGTCACCCGCGAGGAGGACGGCCTCTTCCGGGTGCGCGGCGAGAAGCCCGAACGCTGGGTGCGCCAGACCGACTTCAACAACGACGAGGCCGTCGGCTACCTCTCCGACCGGCTCAACCGCCTCGGCGTCGAGGAGAAGCTGATGAAGGCGGGCGCCCGCAACGGCGACGGCGTCGCCATCGGCCCCGAGGACAACGCCGTCGTCTTCGACTGGGAGCCCACGGTCACGGCCGGTGCCGAGATGCTCGGCCGCCGCGGCGAGGACCACCGCTTCGAGGCGCCCCGCCCGGCCGCCCAGCGGCGCCGCGACCGGGACGCCGAACGCGACGAGGCCCAGCAGGAGTTCGACGGCTTCGAGCCGTTCTGA
- the rpmA gene encoding 50S ribosomal protein L27: MAHKKGASSTRNGRDSNAQRLGVKRFGGQAVNAGEILVRQRGTHFHPGAGVGRGGDDTLFALQAGAVQFGTHRGRKVVNIVPVA; encoded by the coding sequence ATGGCACACAAGAAGGGCGCATCGTCCACCCGGAACGGTCGCGACTCGAATGCCCAGCGGCTCGGCGTGAAGCGCTTCGGCGGTCAGGCCGTCAACGCGGGTGAGATCCTGGTCCGCCAGCGTGGCACCCACTTCCACCCGGGCGCCGGTGTCGGCCGCGGTGGCGACGACACGCTGTTCGCCCTGCAGGCCGGCGCGGTGCAGTTCGGCACCCACCGCGGCCGCAAGGTCGTGAACATCGTCCCGGTCGCCTGA
- the rplU gene encoding 50S ribosomal protein L21, whose product MYAIVRSGGRQHKVAVGDIVEVDKISTAQVGDTVELSTLLVVDGDAVTSDPWVLAGIKVQAEVVDHHKGQKIDILRYKNKTGYRRRQGHRQQYTAIKVTEIPAAAK is encoded by the coding sequence GTGTACGCCATCGTGCGCAGCGGTGGTCGCCAGCACAAGGTTGCTGTCGGCGACATCGTTGAGGTTGACAAGATTTCCACCGCCCAGGTCGGCGACACGGTCGAGCTCTCGACCCTGCTCGTCGTCGACGGCGACGCTGTGACCAGCGACCCGTGGGTGCTGGCCGGCATCAAGGTCCAGGCCGAGGTCGTGGACCACCACAAGGGCCAGAAGATCGACATTCTGCGCTACAAGAACAAGACCGGCTACCGCCGTCGTCAGGGCCACCGCCAGCAGTACACGGCGATCAAGGTCACTGAGATCCCCGCGGCTGCGAAGTAA